A single region of the Pelobates fuscus isolate aPelFus1 chromosome 4, aPelFus1.pri, whole genome shotgun sequence genome encodes:
- the LOC134609320 gene encoding serine/threonine-protein kinase SBK1-like, translating into MAKNRAGVLTNASHFQGPQFNSAAFVFDAGDMDLLASPYYRSAHVLEAPGHNPLNVKKEKVPVMDKYSCSKVHDVEKAPGRHWTVGDNFHVLEKLGEGTFGQVLLAHDKLAGRSVALKLLKKEKTHQDAFVKEFKVAVYLSHHRGIITTYPYFFDNLHNYIYVQEVATAGTLESIIVEKVGLPEYIVKRCAAQISEALFFIHNQGLVHRDLKPDNILLMDKECHNIKIGDFGLTERFGRFIPSMSHIIPYMAPELSILEPNQYLHLSPSIDVWAFGVTLYVALTGIFPWLEAVNRDHQFQIFASWKTYGGLDAPPVSWQGFTREALVMFSSLLSLDPSFRMSGGIVYNYLHIPWRSKELNINREMPFLTTKLIDFRAAENFIEAEYTRVMYH; encoded by the exons ATGGCCAAAAATCGTGCCGGTGTTCTCACGAATGCCAGTCACTTCCAAGGGCCACAATTTAACAGTGCAGCCTTCGTTTTTGATGCTGGTGACATGGACCTGCTTGCATCACCATATTATCGCAGTGCACACGTTTTGGAAGCACCAGGTCACA ATCCACTCAATGTTAAGAAGGAAAAAGTGCCAGTAATGGACAAATATTCGTGTAGCAAGGTACATGatgttgagaaagcaccaggGAG ACATTGGACTGTAGGAGACAATTTCCAC GTTCTTGAAAAGCTTGGAGAAGGGACCTTTGGTCAAGTTTTACTGGCTCATGACAAGCTAGCAG GTCGATCAGTGGCGCTAAAACTGCTGAAGAAAGAGAAAACCCACCAAGATGCCTTTGTCAAGGAATTCAAGGTTGCGGTCTATCTTTCTCATCACAGGGGGATCATTACTACCTACCCCTACTTCTTTGATAACCTGCACAACTACATCTATGTCCAGGAGGTGGCAACAGCAGGGACCCTTGAATCCATTATTGTTGAGAAG GTTGGGTTACCAGAATACATTGTGAAGCGTTGTGCTGCTCAGATTTCCGAAGCATTATTTTTCATTCATAATCAAGGATTGGTGCATAGAGACCTGAAACCAGACAACATCTTGCTTATGGATAAAGAATGCCACAACATCAAGATCGGAGATTTTGGTCTAACAGAACGTTTTGGTAGATTCATCCCATCGATGTCTCATATAATACCATACATGGCACCTGAGCTTTCTATTCTGGAACCTAACCAATATCTACACTTGAGTCCAAGTATTGATGTCTGGGCATTTGGAGTCACCCTGTATGTAGCTCTCACTGGCATCTTTCCATGGCTGGAAGCTGTAAACAGAGACCATCAATTCCAGATATTTGCAAGCTGGAAAACATACGGAGGGTTAGACGCTCCCCCTGTTTCCTGGCAGGGTTTCACCAGAGAAGCATTGGTTATGTTTTCCAGTTTACTTTCACTGGATCCTTCATTTAGAATGTCTGGTGGCATTGTTTACAATTACCTGCATATACCATGGAGATCCAAAGAGCTGAATATTAATAG